A genomic window from Calderihabitans maritimus includes:
- the hflX gene encoding GTPase HflX has product MILERRENPRLEKAILVGVAVATENSDRVAVEESLQELAQLAETAGAKVVDKIIQRRRKIDSAYFIGEGLARDLAARREQLGANLIIFDEELSGTQTRNLEEVTGARVIDRTALILDVFAQRARTKEAQLQVELAQLKYRLPRLVGTGLSLSRLAGGIGTRGPGETKLETDRRHIRRRISAIEKQLEQVRRKRAVQRQGRKGALPTVAMVGYTNAGKSTLRYALLKVAAAKPVKWENEDAGTNKLFATLDPTLRGIILPHGQKVLVSDTVGFINKLPHQLVSAFKATLEEVVEADLLLHVVDASSSSYERQMNVVYRVLKDLGAADKPRITVYNKMDLVGDTLLVPPPDNSPYVRVSALRMSGIQDLLSEMEKMLREPLYRLELEIPYDQASVLSQIYEKGEDVSVSFEDNAIKVKAFVKEEFLQRLKTGWLKNKADFKIASPT; this is encoded by the coding sequence ATAATTCTCGAGCGACGGGAAAATCCGAGACTGGAAAAGGCCATTCTGGTAGGTGTTGCTGTGGCGACGGAAAATTCAGACCGGGTGGCTGTGGAGGAATCCTTACAAGAACTGGCCCAACTGGCAGAGACTGCCGGGGCAAAGGTCGTGGATAAAATTATTCAGAGGAGAAGAAAAATAGACAGTGCCTACTTTATTGGGGAGGGACTCGCCCGGGATTTAGCTGCCCGGCGGGAACAATTGGGGGCAAATCTAATAATTTTTGATGAGGAATTATCGGGAACCCAGACCAGGAACCTGGAAGAGGTTACAGGAGCCCGGGTTATAGACCGCACGGCTTTAATCCTGGACGTTTTTGCCCAGAGGGCCCGAACCAAAGAAGCCCAATTGCAGGTCGAACTGGCTCAACTTAAATATCGCCTTCCCCGCCTAGTAGGTACGGGATTAAGTCTTTCTAGGCTGGCCGGTGGTATTGGAACGCGGGGCCCTGGAGAGACCAAGTTGGAGACCGACCGGAGACATATTCGCCGCCGCATATCTGCTATAGAGAAACAGTTGGAACAGGTACGGAGGAAACGGGCGGTCCAGAGACAGGGAAGAAAAGGTGCTTTACCGACAGTAGCTATGGTAGGTTATACCAACGCGGGGAAGTCAACGCTGCGCTACGCTCTTTTAAAGGTGGCGGCGGCCAAACCGGTAAAATGGGAGAATGAAGATGCCGGAACTAACAAGCTATTTGCCACTCTGGATCCCACCCTCCGCGGAATTATCTTACCTCACGGGCAGAAAGTTTTGGTCAGCGACACAGTAGGATTTATCAATAAACTACCCCACCAACTGGTGTCGGCTTTCAAAGCGACTCTGGAGGAAGTAGTAGAAGCGGATTTGCTTCTACATGTTGTGGACGCAAGCAGTTCCAGCTATGAACGGCAAATGAACGTAGTTTACCGGGTATTGAAGGATTTGGGAGCTGCGGATAAACCTCGTATTACCGTGTATAATAAGATGGATCTGGTAGGCGATACGCTGTTGGTACCTCCTCCGGATAATTCCCCTTATGTACGCGTATCAGCCTTGAGAATGAGCGGTATTCAGGACCTTTTGTCCGAGATGGAAAAAATGCTGAGGGAGCCTCTGTACCGGTTAGAACTGGAAATACCTTACGATCAGGCTTCTGTTCTCTCCCAGATTTATGAAAAGGGAGAGGATGTATCGGTAAGCTTTGAAGACAATGCAATAAAGGTAAAAGCCTTTGTTAAAGAAGAATTCCTGCAACGATTAAAAACGGGATGGTTAAAAAACAAGGCTGATTTCAAAATAGCAAGCCCCACTTAG
- the cooS gene encoding anaerobic carbon-monoxide dehydrogenase catalytic subunit → MNARVSVHDSVQEMYERIKADGLSNVWDRFNPQETIRCDFCLRGVSCQLCTNGPCRISEKAGAVLGVCGIDPNAMAMRDMLLRNAMGTSTYTHHAYEAYRTLKATAQGKTPYSITDKDKLMWLAGMVQIDRSGTPEDVAVRLADFLIWELYRDYDEPGMMIEVFAPAPRKKVWQDLAIFPAGVMHEIKDAVASCLTNVDGDYFSMARKALRLGIATIYGAQIGLEVVQDILFGTPVPHEVEVDLGILDPDYVNIVFNGHEPWVGIAAIYEAGKPEVQDKAKQAGAKGLRVIGSIESGQEVLQRFPMDDVFRGLTGNWLAIEPLLATGAVDVFAMDENCSPPWLAPYAEKYGVTLVCVSDLVRIPGVVKHLDYKPTEVAEQARQLIDWAIENFKNRKGRIQPKVPGRVQKAIAGFSPEAVLNALGGNLNPLLEVIKAGKIKGVVALVNCTTLSTGPHDYMTVNMAKELIKRDILIVSGGCGNHALEVAGLCNLAALDIVGPGLKEVCGSLK, encoded by the coding sequence ATGAACGCTCGCGTCAGCGTTCATGATTCCGTTCAGGAAATGTACGAAAGAATTAAAGCTGATGGCTTGAGTAATGTCTGGGATCGTTTTAATCCCCAGGAGACAATCCGGTGTGATTTTTGTTTGCGGGGTGTCAGTTGCCAGCTTTGCACCAATGGCCCCTGCCGAATTTCTGAGAAAGCTGGTGCTGTCCTGGGAGTTTGCGGAATTGATCCCAATGCTATGGCTATGCGAGATATGCTTCTCCGCAATGCCATGGGCACTTCTACATACACTCATCACGCCTACGAAGCGTATCGCACTTTGAAAGCTACAGCTCAGGGGAAAACTCCTTATAGTATTACCGACAAAGACAAATTAATGTGGCTGGCGGGGATGGTTCAGATTGATCGCTCGGGAACACCGGAAGACGTTGCTGTCCGCCTAGCGGATTTTTTAATTTGGGAACTTTATCGAGACTATGACGAGCCAGGGATGATGATCGAAGTATTCGCTCCTGCCCCGCGGAAAAAAGTATGGCAGGACCTGGCTATCTTTCCCGCCGGAGTCATGCATGAGATTAAGGATGCAGTTGCCAGTTGTCTCACCAACGTAGATGGAGACTATTTTTCCATGGCCCGCAAGGCTCTACGACTAGGAATAGCGACCATCTACGGCGCTCAAATCGGTTTGGAAGTGGTACAGGACATTCTTTTTGGCACGCCTGTGCCTCATGAGGTGGAGGTGGACCTAGGTATTTTGGACCCCGATTATGTTAACATAGTTTTTAACGGGCATGAACCATGGGTGGGGATAGCCGCTATCTATGAGGCCGGAAAACCTGAAGTACAGGATAAGGCTAAGCAGGCCGGCGCCAAGGGGCTTCGGGTTATCGGTTCTATAGAGAGCGGCCAGGAAGTGCTACAGCGGTTCCCTATGGATGACGTATTTAGGGGTCTAACTGGAAACTGGCTGGCGATCGAGCCGCTGCTGGCTACCGGTGCGGTAGACGTATTTGCCATGGATGAAAATTGCTCGCCTCCCTGGCTGGCTCCTTATGCGGAGAAATACGGAGTAACCTTGGTATGTGTATCTGACCTGGTCCGTATACCTGGAGTGGTTAAACATTTGGATTATAAGCCCACCGAAGTAGCTGAACAAGCCCGACAACTGATTGATTGGGCTATAGAGAATTTCAAAAACCGCAAGGGTCGGATACAGCCCAAGGTTCCTGGTCGAGTGCAGAAAGCTATTGCCGGGTTCTCTCCGGAAGCAGTGTTAAATGCGCTGGGAGGTAACTTAAACCCTTTGCTGGAGGTTATTAAAGCCGGGAAAATTAAAGGTGTAGTGGCTCTGGTAAACTGTACCACCCTGTCTACAGGGCCTCACGACTACATGACTGTTAATATGGCCAAAGAGTTGATTAAAAGAGATATACTCATAGTAAGCGGTGGTTGCGGCAATCACGCGCTGGAAGTGGCAGGATTGTGTAATCTTGCCGCCCTGGATATAGTTGGACCGGGTCTTAAAGAAGTTTGTGGCAGTTTAAAAAT